The bacterium genome includes the window GAAGCGGGCCATCGAGGTGAACCTCTACGGCACCTTCCTGTGCTGTCGCGCCGTGCTCCCGCACATGGTGCAGCGCCGGCAGGGGAAGATCATCAATTTCTCCGGAGGCGGCGCAGCATCGCCCCTTCTCCGCCTGGCGGCCTACGGCGCCTCAAAGGCCGCAGTGGTGCGGTTGACGGAAACGCTGGCGGAAGAGGTCAAGCCCTTTAACGTTCAGGTCAACGCCATTGCGCCCGGGTTGGTGAACACGCGCCTGCAGGATGATCTGCTGGCCGCGAAGGAGCGTGCGGGAGATCAGCTCGATCGAGTCCGCCGGTTGCGAGCCACGGGGGAAGGCGGCGTGCCCCCGGAGCTCGCCGCCGCTCTGGCCCTGTGGCTGGCATCGGAGAACTCGCACGGCCTCACGGGAAAGTTGATCTCGGCGCCGTACGATGGCTGGCGCGACTGGGACGAGCCGCACATCTCAGCGCTCAAGGCTTCTCCGTGGTTCACGCTCCGCCGCCTCGATCACGCGACCCTGCGGCCGCTCATCGATACGATCACCGACGATGTCGGGTGACCGCAATGATGGCCTGCGGGTAGCACTCATCGGGTGCGGCGCGATCGGCCGGCGGCGGGCCCGTGTCGTTGCGCGCCCGATGGCCGGGAAATTAGTCGTCGCCGTTGACCGCGACCTCGCCCGTGCACACAGAGTCGCGGAGGATGTTGGGTGCGAGGCCGATACCGACTGGCATGCCGCCGTTGGTCGGGAAGACGTCGACGCGGTAATCGTCTCCACCACCCATGACGTGCTGGCTGCGATCGCGATCGCGGCGCTCCGCAACGGAAAGCATGTGCTGGTCGAGAAACCGATGGCCCGTACGCCGGCCGAGGCCGAGGCGGTGGTCCGCGAGGCGGCCTCGCCCGGGGGCGGGCGGGCGGCGGATCGCCGGCCGCTCGTGCTGAAGGTCGGCTTCAACCACCGCCACCACGCCGCCGTGGCGGGGGCTCATGAGGCGCTCCGGCGGGGGGACCTCGGTGAACCCTTTTTCATCCGGTGCCGGTACGGGCACGGCGGACGGCCGGGGTACGAGAGGGAGTGGCGGACGGTGCCGGAGATCGCCGGCGGCGGAGAATTGCTGGACCAGGGGATTCACGCGCTCGATCTCTTCCGCTGGTTTTTGGGCGACTTCGTCGAGGGCGTTGGTTTTGCGCCCACATACTTCTGGCGGTCGGAGGGGGATCGCCTGACGCGTCGCGATACGGTGGAGGACAACGCGTTCGGCCTCTTCCGCACCGCTACCGCACAGGTGGCCACCTTGCACGTCAGTTGGACCCAATGGAAGAACCTCTTCTCATTTGAGATCTTTGGCCGGGATGGTTACGCGATCGTCGATGGCCTCGGAGGGAGCTATGGAGCCGAACGGTTGACCCTGGGGCGGCGCCTGCCGGCCTCCGGTCCGCCTGAGGAGCAGCGCGCGGAGTTCTCGGGACCTGACACCTCGTGGGAGCAGGAATGGCAGGAGTTCCTGGCCGCGATCCACGAAGAACGGCAGCCACTCGGAAGCGCCCACGACGCTCATGAGGCACTCAAGATGGTGCATGCGATCTATGAATCCCAGCGCACGGGCGCCCTGGTCC containing:
- a CDS encoding SDR family oxidoreductase, giving the protein MRGTVAVITGGGRGIGEAIALAFAGEGATVVLAARTASEIAQVSAKAAAAGGAAVAVPTDVSSSQDVFRLVQRALDGYGRVDVLVNAAGILGPVGLLWDADPDVWKRAIEVNLYGTFLCCRAVLPHMVQRRQGKIINFSGGGAASPLLRLAAYGASKAAVVRLTETLAEEVKPFNVQVNAIAPGLVNTRLQDDLLAAKERAGDQLDRVRRLRATGEGGVPPELAAALALWLASENSHGLTGKLISAPYDGWRDWDEPHISALKASPWFTLRRLDHATLRPLIDTITDDVG
- a CDS encoding Gfo/Idh/MocA family oxidoreductase codes for the protein MSGDRNDGLRVALIGCGAIGRRRARVVARPMAGKLVVAVDRDLARAHRVAEDVGCEADTDWHAAVGREDVDAVIVSTTHDVLAAIAIAALRNGKHVLVEKPMARTPAEAEAVVREAASPGGGRAADRRPLVLKVGFNHRHHAAVAGAHEALRRGDLGEPFFIRCRYGHGGRPGYEREWRTVPEIAGGGELLDQGIHALDLFRWFLGDFVEGVGFAPTYFWRSEGDRLTRRDTVEDNAFGLFRTATAQVATLHVSWTQWKNLFSFEIFGRDGYAIVDGLGGSYGAERLTLGRRLPASGPPEEQRAEFSGPDTSWEQEWQEFLAAIHEERQPLGSAHDAHEALKMVHAIYESQRTGALVRLIPA